The genomic region ATAACTGATTGAAATTCAACTCCCATAATAAAATCTCTATCAAATATCCCTTTATTCCCCCTCCCATTTCACAATTATAttcatctctccctctctctctctctctctctctcaaaaatgGGTGATGTTGAAGAAGCATGCAACACAAAGCTCCAACTAGGGCTTGGTGTGTGTGAATATGCTTCAAGGCAAGAGAAGAAGGATAATCCTCTGGTTTGCTTGGACCTATCATTTGCGCTTTGCCCGAAACAGGAGGTTCCTAATTTGGACGATCACATTCCAAATGGATCAAGCGTGAGGACCATGGATGAAGATGAAGAGAGTTATGAGAGAAGCATCGATCACACCAATAACAAGGGTGTTATCATGAACAACAAAAATGGTGTGAGAAAGAAGCTGAGGCTCACAAAAGAGCAGTCCACCTTGTTGGAAGAGAGCTTCAACCGGCATAACACCCTTAATCAGGTACGTATTAAACTTTCATCTGATATAACCATATTCTATTTTAGATATAAACGATAttctattttaaatttatataaaaactaTAAGAAAGGGGATTTGAACTCAAGTGCATAAGGGGGAGctgttctattttaattttattttcaaaacttcgtcATGAAGATTGGTTCATCAGCATAGCATAAGGGTTAAtgaaaacgataaagaaaaTAGATTGAAGGCTTGCTTTGTCAAGAActgttattatatatttaatttcttaatattattattagtttgttcaatttatattttcaaccaaaatttgTAGGTCCAGAAACAGTCACTTGCTGAGCAATTAAATCTGAAGCCAAGACAAGTTGAAGTTTGGTTTCAGAACAGAAGAGCAAGGTGACTCATAAATAGAAATTATTCTCGTATCAAACAATTTGACATGTTATATATGTTCTCAAAAGGCAACGCCCATTAACTGATGTCTATGCATCACAGGACAAAGTTGAAGCAAACAGAAGTAGACTGTGAGTTCTTAAAGAAATGTTGTGAAAGTCTAAGTGATGAGAATCGAAGGTTGAAGAAAGAGTTGCAGGAGTTGAAATCATTAAATGCGAACGGAACATCACCATTGTACATTCAGATTCCAAAGGCTACAATGCCTCCGGTGTGCCCATCTTGTGAGAAAATGGTAAAAGCTCATGAAAATAACCCAGCTGCTGCAAAGAATGCAGAAGATCTCAATGTGGTCCGAAAGAGTAGTAATTAATAAATTGCAGGGCGGCTTTGACGGTACAAATTAACTAGAGAGATTGCATGGTATAACTTCATAGCTATAACCACAGCCAATATATATAGGTGCAACAAGTAATGAATTACAATGAGTGGTCCAAGTGTTGTACTAATTATAGAAAAGAATAAGCTAGAAATTAAAGAAGAATTAATGTTAAACTATCATAACTTTTGCTTGTTTGGAAATGCTtctttaaaagcacttctattATAAACACCTATGAGGATCCCAGGGATTCTCAAATCAcatttgttcatcgtacatcgtgcggtcataaatcattgtaattttttatttttttgaagcaaaggtacgatattcattaagtAAATCAGAATACGTACAAACCAAGGATAGTGTGCATATTGAGTCTCGATAAAAACCTTGATGGGGATTTCAACCCGGTTGAAGGAAACGAGCGTCTAGCACAACAATAGACCTATCCTCAAATGAACAATAGATATGAGTTTACAATCCCTCCTCTAAAAGAATATCCCAGATCAAATCCGGAGGCTCCTCAGACCATAATGCCTCATGAGCACTAGTAATCCCCATACGAGCAAGCTGATGCGCCGTCGAATTACCTTCCCGCTGGATATGACTAACCAACACAATCGACCACTCCGTAATAAAACAGCGCAAATCATTTATACTAGGGCCGAACTTTGAATAATCATCCTTTTGGCCTTTCATGGCTGCCAGCACCAAACTAGCATCTCCTTCAAAATGAATCTTCACCTCCATCATACCTAGAATCTTCGTCAGCAAAACAGCTCGTCGAGCTGCAATGAATTCAACGTGCAAAGCCCAACATGACCCCTCAATCAGACTTGCAACAGGGGCAACAAATTCACCCAAATGGTTACAGATCACCACCCTAAACTTCCCTAGTTCCTGTTTTGACTTCATGCTCCATCAAAATTGTACTTAACCCAACCCTTTGTAGGTCTCATCCACGTCTGAGTTTCTCAGATAAACTTCTTATTTGCTATCTTGTGCCATTTATGGAACTTCTGCATC from Pyrus communis chromosome 4, drPyrComm1.1, whole genome shotgun sequence harbors:
- the LOC137732804 gene encoding uncharacterized protein — protein: MKSKQELGKFRVVICNHLGEFVAPVASLIEGSCWALHVEFIAARRAVLLTKILGMMEVKIHFEGDASLVLAAMKGQKDDYSKFGPSINDLRCFITEWSIVLVSHIQREGNSTAHQLARMGITSAHEALWSEEPPDLIWDILLEEGL
- the LOC137730796 gene encoding homeobox-leucine zipper protein HAT22-like, producing MGDVEEACNTKLQLGLGVCEYASRQEKKDNPLVCLDLSFALCPKQEVPNLDDHIPNGSSVRTMDEDEESYERSIDHTNNKGVIMNNKNGVRKKLRLTKEQSTLLEESFNRHNTLNQVQKQSLAEQLNLKPRQVEVWFQNRRARTKLKQTEVDCEFLKKCCESLSDENRRLKKELQELKSLNANGTSPLYIQIPKATMPPVCPSCEKMVKAHENNPAAAKNAEDLNVVRKSSN